CTTTTCGGCACGGTTCCATTCATTATATCTTTCCTTCGACATGGGGGTAATAACCATTCGATGTACCCAACCGGTATAATCATCCGGTGTTTGAATCTCGTACCAACCCGTATATTGCAGAACTTTAACCGGCATTCCTAACAATGCTTGTGTACTCATACCGGAGGTAAACTTCCCCTCGTCACGTAAATTACAGACAGAAATATGTACTACTCCATAAGCGGAATCAGCAGGCATAGGACGTATCTCCTGAGCATTCAGGGTAACTGACACAACTGCCAGAAAGCAGCAGAAAAAAAGGATAATTTTCTTCATCGAACCATGATTTAATGATAGCAAAGGTAGAAATTATTTCTATTTGTGACACATTCTTTGGCTAAAACAAAATAAATGACGTATTTTTGCAGCCTAAAGCAGTTGGCCGGTCTGTCGCGTGCACGTTTTCGTGCAGGAGGAAAGTCCGGGCAACACAGAGCATCCTACTTCCTAACAGAAAGCTGTCCGTGAGGGTAGAGTAACGTAGAAGAAAATAACCGCCATTCCTTTCGGGGAGAGGTAAGGGTGAGAAGGTGGAGTAAGAGCCCACCAGCCGCATGGTGACATGTCGGGCTGTACGTCTTAGGAGTTGTAAGGTCATGTAAACCGGCGTTATGAGAGTTGCTCGCTCCATGTCGGAGGGTAGACCGCTAAAGTGCCGTGGTGACACGTCACTCAGATAAATGACAGACACCTTATTTATATAAGGTACAGAACTCGGCTTATAGGCTGACTGCTTTTTCTTTTTAAAACCCTGAGCCATGAAGAAGAAAATCACTGATATATGGAAGTTTCTTACGTATGACATTTGGCGCATCACGGAAGACGAAGTGACCAGAACTAAGTTCTCGCTCTACAATATTATAAAAACGATCTATCTTTGTATCAACCGGTTCACCAAAGACCGAATGGCTAACAAGGCCTCTGCGCTGACATACAGCACGCTGCTCGCCATTGTGCCGATACTTGCCATTTTATTTGCCGTAGCCCGTGGCTTCGGGTTCGACAACCTAATGGAACACCAGTTCCGCAACGGCTTCGGAGGAAATATAGAAACGACAGAAGCCATTCTCTCTTTTGTCAATTCCTATCTCTCACAAACCAAAGGAGGTGTTTTCATCGGAGTAGGTTTAGTGATGTTGTTATGGACGGTCATCAATCTGGTCAGCAATATTGAAATCACATTCAACCGTATCTGGGAAGTAAAGAAAGCACGTTCCATGTATCGCAAGATTACGGATTATTTCTCCATGTTCCTGTTGATGCCGATTCTGATAGTTGTTTCCGGAGGACTTTCCCTGTTTATGAGTACCATACTCAAACAAATGGATGATTTCGTCCTGCTTGCTCCTGTCATGAAGTTCATGATACGGCTTATCCCCTTCGTTCTCACATGGATGATGTTCACCGGGCTGTATATTTTCATGCCGAACACGAAAGTAAAATTCAAACACGCTCTTATTGCCGGTATTCTGGCCGGCTCCGCTTATCAGGCTTTCCAGTTCCTATATATCAACAGCCAGTTGTGGGTATCAAAATACAATGCTATCTACGGTAGCTTTGCCGCACTTCCTCTATTCCTGCTCTGGTTACAGATTTCCTGGACTATCTGCCTGTTCGGTGCTGAACTGGCATACGCGGGACAGAACATCCGCAGTTTTAGCTTCGACCAGGACACACGTAATATCAGCAGGCGTTACCGGGATTTTATCTCTATCCTGATTATGTCACTCATCGCCAAACGGTTCGAAAAGAACGATCCTCCTTATACGGCGGCAGAAATATCGGAAGAACATCAGATACCCATCCGGCTGACGAACCAAGTACTTTATCAATTACAGGAAATAGACCTGATACATGAGGTAGTAACCGACCAAAAAAGTGAAGATATCGGTTATCAGCCTTCTATGGATATCAACCAATTAAATGTAGCAATTTTGCTTGATCGTTTGGACACATACGGTTCCGAGAATTTCAAGATTGATAAAGACGAAGAATTTAGCGATGAATGGAAGGTGCTGACAGAATCGAGAGAAGAATACTATAAAAAGGCAAGTAAAGTACTACTCAAAGATTTATAAATAGCGCCTCCTTAGACCTTTAGAAATGAATTAACACAATTATAATAAAGAAAAATGAAGAAACTACTACTAAGTGCATTTGCTCTCTGCTTTGCAGGAACAATTGCGGCACAAGAAGCTCCACTATGGATGCGCTATTGCGCTCTTTCTCCGGACGGAACAACCATTGCATTCACCTACAAGGGAGACATTTACACAGTACCGTCAACCGGCGGACGTGCCACCCAAATCACCACGAATCCGGCTTTTGACACCACTCCGGTATGGAGTCCCGACGGAAAGCAGATAGCTTTTGCATCCGACCGCATGGGGAGTCTTGATGTTTTCGTTGTCGCCAAAGAGGGAGGAGTCCCCCAACGATTGACCACTCATTCCGGCAGCGAAAAGCCTGTCGCTTATAAAGACGACAAGCATATCCTGTTCACAGCTAATATCGCCCCTTCTGCCGAGGATGCCGGATTTCCCTCGGGACAATTCCAGCAGATATACGAAGTGGCCGTTACAGGAGGACGTCCCACCATGTTTTCATCCATGCCTATGGAGTGTATCTCTATTAATAAGGAAGGAATTATGCTTTATCAGGATAAAAAAGGATATGAAGACTACTGGCGTAAACATCAGGTATCCCCTATCGCCCGTGACATCTGGAGCTATACTCCCGGAAAGACGCCCGTATACCAGAAGCAAACCACTTTCGGAGGTGAAGACCGTGAACCGGTATGGGCTCCCGACGGTAAGTCATTCTATTATTTGAGTGAAGAAAAAGGTTCGTTCAACATCTTCCAACGTACCCCCGGAGCAAATACTTCCAAGCAAATCACTTTCCACACCAAACATCCGGTACGCTTTCTGAGTATGGCAAGTGAAGGTAAATTATGCTACGGCTATAATGGCGAGATTTACACGCTTGTTCCGGGCGGACAGCCACAAAAAGTAAATATCAC
The nucleotide sequence above comes from Bacteroides caccae. Encoded proteins:
- a CDS encoding YihY/virulence factor BrkB family protein, which codes for MKKKITDIWKFLTYDIWRITEDEVTRTKFSLYNIIKTIYLCINRFTKDRMANKASALTYSTLLAIVPILAILFAVARGFGFDNLMEHQFRNGFGGNIETTEAILSFVNSYLSQTKGGVFIGVGLVMLLWTVINLVSNIEITFNRIWEVKKARSMYRKITDYFSMFLLMPILIVVSGGLSLFMSTILKQMDDFVLLAPVMKFMIRLIPFVLTWMMFTGLYIFMPNTKVKFKHALIAGILAGSAYQAFQFLYINSQLWVSKYNAIYGSFAALPLFLLWLQISWTICLFGAELAYAGQNIRSFSFDQDTRNISRRYRDFISILIMSLIAKRFEKNDPPYTAAEISEEHQIPIRLTNQVLYQLQEIDLIHEVVTDQKSEDIGYQPSMDINQLNVAILLDRLDTYGSENFKIDKDEEFSDEWKVLTESREEYYKKASKVLLKDL